The DNA sequence TCAGCCTGTTCCTGTACATCATATGGTCAAGGTAGAATCTCTGATTCTCCCTGAAGATGAGGTATGTGCGTGCGAACTTCAGAACTGTGAACAGCAGTTTCCTTCTGAAGAATCCGAGCTTCTTGGTGATCTCTTTCTCGGTCTCCTCTCTGCGCTTGACCCCGTTCTCGAATTCAGCTCTCAGGTCAACATCCCCAGCGCACATCTGCAGGGCTATTCCCATGACGTAATCGGGGTCCTCTGCCCATCTGAGAGCGTTGAGTTCCCTTGTGCCGGATCTGTGTCCGAATTCCTTGATGAAGTTGTCATAGACCTGCTTGAACGGGACATCAGATGTCTTCAGCCATTCCACGAACTCCTTTGGTTTCATGGATTCCGCCTTTGCCCTGACCTCAGGGTCTTTCCTCAGGGCAACTCCGAGGTCGGAGAATCCTTTGTTGGTCTCTATGGTCTTATTGTCCTCCAATCCGGACATCAGGCCTGCATAGATGGATCCGTCATCGCCGAGCCATTTGCCGCACCAGTTTTTGACCAAGAGGTTTGTCATGATCGAATGGGAGACCATTCCGTAACGGATGAGCTGATAGTGCTTTATGGATCCCTTCTGTATCTTGAAATACCAATCCGCAAGTTCCTTGTCCTCTAATGCTGTCAGATCCAAAGAGTCGAATTCATCGCACAGTTTGAGGAACCCTTGTGCCCATTTCCTGTAGACCTTATCGGTCTTCCAGATCATACCGTCGCGGTCGCGTATCAGAAGGCAGATCTGCGATTTGATCATGCCGAGGAAGTCATTGGGGTATTTGGAGATCCTCTCCTGCTCGCTGCGGGGGAAGTAGTCCAACAGTTCCCTGGAACGGATGAGTTTCGGATAGTGGGCGAATATCCTCTCTAGAACCGTTGCAGAGAAGTATACTCTTGACTTGTGCAATTTAGTGAGGGGGCCGGATTCGAGATCTTTGTACCCCATCATATGTGCCCCCTCGTGGTTGACGTAGTCGGTGAGCAGCTTTCCCATCACGGTATAGAACATAGGCGTGGTAGCATCCGCCCAGTATTCGTCACCGTATCCTCTGGACCAGAGGATGTCATCCTTTTCTGAAGCATCAGGAAGCGTCGTGATCGCCCTGGATTGCAGGATGTAGACCTTTCCTCCCTCAACGGCCCATTCTATGTCCTGAGGGCATCCGAAGTGGTTGCGTAGTTTGTCGCCCTCTGCGGCTATGAGTCTGAGGATGTTGTCATCAGCACAGCGCGCGTTGACCTTCTCCTGTTCTATATCTACCAGTTTATTCTCGCCGTCGATGAGGAAGAATCCCTGCGTCTTCTCTTTGATGACGGCCTTGATGATCTTTCCGTCTCTTGATAAGACATACCTGTCCGGGGATACCAATCCCGACACGATGGATTCTCCGAGACCCCATGAGGCCTCTATGACCGTATTGTCCTCGCCTGTGACGGGATCCGATGTGAACATGACTCCGCTGATCTCGGATCTGACCATCATCTGGACCACTACAGCCATTCCTTTGGCGAGGTGATCCATCGACGCATCCTCTCTGTATTTCATCGCTCTCGCATTCCAGTAGGATGCCCAGCATGTGATGACCATTTTTGCGATATCATGCTTCCTGACATTCAGATACGTGTCCTGCTGGCCTGCGAAACTCGCGTCTTCCAGATCCTCTGCCACTGCTGAGGAACGGACTGCGAAATACTCCCCTTCAAGGTTGAAACAGTTCTCCTTCAGGAAAGCAAGTTCCTTTTCAGGAATGGGCGTCTCGAAGAACAGGCGGCGTATCTCCTGGGAGGATGCCTCGAGGGATTCTTCGTCATCGAAGTCCGTAGAATCAAGGATATCAGAGATCGTCTTCCTAATCCCTGTCAGGTCCAGGAACATCTCGTATGCATCGACCGTCACGGAAAGGGCCGGAGGAACGCTGAAACCGTTGGAGATCATCTTTGCTAGATTGATTCCCTTTCCACCGACCAGGCTTATTTCTAAGTCGGGAGAATCCAAAGGGATTATAGGGCGCAACTCAGGCGTTGTCATCTAAAGTCCGTATAGTACAACTCATTATTTGAGTTGTCGTCATGATATACGGCGATTGACGACAATTACTCGTTATTATCGACTATTGACGAAAATTGTGCGGCCGGACCATAGTGGTCCGGCCAGGGGGAATGAAATGGCTTTATGGCCCCTTTCGGGGCCTAAGTGTTTTAGTGTTCAATCAGAACACGGGGAACTTTCCTTCGGATGCAAGTGCGGATGCCATGTAGAAGGTGAGAACGAAGTTCAGGAGAGAAACGATTCCAAGAACTGTCGCCAGATCTACATCGCAGATTCCCTCGATCGCAATGACGAGGAAGATCGCTGCCGTGGTGCATAGGATGAGGGTCAGGTTCTTCGGGGTCTTCGCGAGTATCGACCATATGATACACATCACGAAGATTATTCCGAATGCCAGGTTTCCTATGATTCCAATTCCGTATCCGCTTGCGAATACAGCTGCTCCGACGAGTAAGAACACTGTGAACCCGAAGTTGCTCTCTGCCCTGTATGCGAGCAATGCCACGACGGTGATGAGGGCACCGAGGAGCAAGAAGAGTTCAGCAGGTACGGAGAACTTGCTGTCGAAGCATGAGACCGCCAAGGGGAGCGAGATTGCCGCCACGAGGAAGAGACCGCATGCTGTCGGATCTAATGGCTTGAATTCAGACATTACAAAACCTCCATCGAAAAAATGGTTCCCGGGGTCTCCCCCGGGTTTAGAGTTTGATCAGTTCAGCTCAGAGACCGTAGTTCTTCAGGTTGAAGTTGGGGACGTCTGCGTACTTCTTGCAGCAGTACTCGAAGAACTTGTCCTCGTCATCGGGGAGGGCGGACAGGTCCTTGATGATTCCCTCGAGAACCTCTCTCTGCTTCCTGGTGAGCTGGAGTTCCTTCGCGTCGTTGTGAGCCTTGATGAGCTCTGCTGCCTTGAGTCCGGCTGCCTTGGCCCTGAGGTAGTAGTTGTCTCCCTCAGATACGATTGCCTTTCCGATCTCGTAGGCGTTGTCGTATGCGAGGATGTGTCCCTCAGGTCCTCTCTCCCTGTCGGTGATCATGTACAGGTCTCTCAGGTCCTTCTCCTTTCCGGTCTGGATTGCGGTGTTCATCAGAGCAACCTCGTATCCAAGGGATCCCATCCAACACTGGACTGAGGTTCCTCCGAACTCGGGGTGGTACTCGATGGACTCGTTGGACCACAGGTCGCAGACCTGGGCCATCAGGTTACCCTGAAGGTCGGCGTGTGCGCACTGACAGTTCTTTCCTTCCTGTGCACAGGGCTTTCCTGCGATTGCCTTACAGATGGGTCCCTCGTATCCACAGTCCTTGTCAGGTCCGGATGCTCCCTGCTCCCATGCGACAAGGGTCCTTGCGGATGCGATTGCACGGGTGACTGCAGAGTAGGTCCTCTGGACATCCTGGTCGAGCATACCTCCTGCCATGAACATCGAGGTGTTGGCTCCGGAACAGTTGGTGTCTCCTCCTGCGATGGTCTTGTTCTTCTTGGCGATGTTGACGAACTCTTTCCACACGTACTCCATATCGATAGATCCGAGGTATCCGATTCCGAACAGGAATGCGACGATATCTCCGTTGGTGGTTGCGTAGTCTCCGATCTCCTTTCCTCCGAGGGTCTCACATGAGAGGACATCTGCTCCGTTCTCACATGCAACCTCTGCACACTGGAACAGGTGCTCGGGGTAGCTGTGCTTTCCGCCCATTCCAGGCCTGTATCCCTCTTCAGCCTCACGCTGGTCAGGGATGGTCTGCCTTACTGCACAGTTGATTCCGTATTCCTCGTGGAATTTCTCACAGATTGCCTTCTGTCCCTCTACGACGGGTGTGGACATCTTGGGGTCTCCCATCTGAGAGATCCACTCGGTCTCCAGCTGGACGTCGGGGAATCCGAGTGTTACACACCTGTTGAGGACATCCTTGGAGATGTAGTCGACGTATTCTTTCCTGAGTTTCTCAGGGGATGACTCGGAACCGGGCCTGGGTCCATAGTTGAGCTCAGGGATAACCCTTCCTGCTCCTACTTTGATTCCGAATCCGTAGGAGACAGGCTCCTTTGCGGTTCCGAAAACCATCTCATCCGCACTGCTGTATGCCATCTTCGTGTACTTTGCCATATAAATCACGCTCCTACGATGTGGTCCCACTCTTCTCTAATCTTTCTCCAGTCGTATCCCTCAAGAACCTTGTCGGCAATTGGGGGAGTCTGGGGTGCTTTCTCCGAGTAGATACCGAGGTCGAATGACTCTGAGAAGTCTCTGTTCACTGCACCACCGGCTGCCATGAACGGGATGTTGATTCCAGCGGCAACGAGCTTTGCAGCGGCGCGGGGGAACGCGGTCATGGTGGTGGTCATCAGAGCGGTTCCGGTAACCATGAAGGGCTTGACTTCCTTGACCTTTGCGACGACATCGTCGACTGCGACGTCCTTACCCATGTCGATGACTGTGTATCCAGAGGACCTCATCATAACGGCAGCGATGTTCTTACCGATGTCGTGGGGGTCTCCCTCTGCAGCATGCATGACGACGGTTCCCTTGGTGGTCCTTCCACCGGGGATCTGCTTCTCAGCGAGTGCGATTCCGATCTCCATGGTCTTTGCGGCCATCATGATCTCAGGCAGGTAGTAGATGTGCTCTGCGTACAGCTTTGCGACACATTCCATTCCAACGACAAGTCCGTTGTTGATGATGTCGAGCGCATCCTTAGACTTCAGTGCCTCAGCAACTGCGGGCCCTACGTCCTTGAACTTCATGTACAGGACACAGTCTGCGACTTTGGCCAGGACGGGGTCCTTAGGCAACATGGTCTTTGCGATTGCTTCGGGTGTCATTTCGTTCTCACCCTCGACGTCGTAACGCCTGAGGATCTTTGCGAAATCGACTTTAGAATAGTCTATCATTTGTTTTTCCTCCTTCTTGATTTCAGGTGCTGCTTGCCCAACACCCTACTGTTAGTTGGATGGGTGACGAAGTATATAATTCGGTGGATGGATGGATGCTCTGTCCATGCTTTATTTATATACTCGGAGGTATTCTTTAAATAATATTGACGATAAATCATTTTTATTGACTAATCAATTTATATCCAACGAATATAAAGATATTCTATTAATAATAATAAGAACAATAAGGAGTTAGCAAGAAGGCCAGCAGGTCAGGAAGGTAAAATGAGTTACGGGATTTCTTTAGACATAGGAACTAGTGGAACGAGAGGTCATGCAGTCGATCTCTCAAACGGCAAGATATTGTCTACGTCTGTTACGGAGTGTCATCCCCTACCGGGAGCGAACATCATGGATCATCTCACATTCTGCATCAACGCAGGTACTGAGACGGCCCATAAGATTCTCATAGATACGGTCAACAAACTAATCGCCACACTCGGTGTGGATCTGAATCAGGTCGAAAGGGTCAGTATCTGTGGAAACCCTATTCAATTGTCTTTATTCCAAGGAATACCGGTGGACGATCTCGCATTCGCTGGTGAGAATGCCCACAAAGCAAGAGGCATCGTTGCCCAGAAGAGGGATGCAGGAGTATTCTCAGCTGTGGATGTGGGGCTTAATGTCAAGGACGGATGCGAACTTTGCGTCCCTCCGGCAATCAGGCACGAGATCGGAGCCGACGCTCTCGCCATGATGTACAAGAGCGGATTCTTGGATCAGAAGGAGAACTGTCTCGTAACAGATTACGGTACCAACGCGGAGATGGCCCTCAAAATAGGGGACAACATATACACGGGATCAGCCGCAGCAGGACCCGCTATGGAAGGTCAATCCATCAAATGCGGTATGCTCGCGGGACCCGGTGCAATCTCTGATTTGGAATATGACTTCCAATACATCTGTAAGGTACTCGATGAGAACATCATGCCTCAGAACGGATCCAGATGCGATTTCGGACTGGAGACTGTGGTCGATGAAGGCCCGATGAGCGGAAAGGCCACAGGAATCACAGGAACCGGTGTCATCGCAGCCGTGGCCGCAGTTCTGGATTCCCATCTTTGGAGGAAGGGAAAGCTCACCACCTCTGACGGAAAACTGCATCTCCAGGATGGGGTCTACATCGATTCCCACGACATCTCCGAAGCCATGAAGGCCATCGGCGCCATGAGGGCCGGTCACTTCACCCTGCTGGAGCATGCAGGAATCAAGTTCAGCGACCTGAAGATCATGTACATGGCTGGAGCCTCTGGAACCTATGTGGATGCGGTCAAGGCAAGGGAGGTAGGACTTCTGCCTCCGTCATGCGACACCATCTACCAGTATGGAAACACCTCGCTGGCGATGGCCACCGATATCCTCAGGGATCCAGAACTTCTCGATACTCTCCAGGATATCGCCAACGGAATCAGGGCAAACCACATAATGTTCGCTGGAGACCCGATATTCGAGCAGATCTACACTCAGGAACTCGCCGTCTGCGACGAGGGTATGAGCATGGAGATGTACAACAGGAACAACGCGATCGCAGGTATCCAAGAACTACCCAAGCCGAAGGGCAACCCGACCGTCCACAGGATGGTCCAGCGTGACATCCCCGATCTGGGAGACAGAGGTCTGTACATCCTTCACGACATCGGTACCGAGCTGCGCGGATACATGGACGGGTGCATTGGGTGCAAGAAGTGTGAGAAGGAATGTCCCGAGCACGCTTTGACAGTCACCGATGACAAGGAGATCGTCGTCAAGACCAAGAACTGTCTCGGAACAGCATGCTACAGATGTCAGTTCAGCTGTCCCGAGAAGGTCTACAAGTACGACAACCTCAAGCTGACGTTCTGAGATGATAGTATGCATGTGTTCATCATCGGAGGATTCCTGGGAAGCGGAAAGACAACCATGCTCCTTGAGCTGGCCAAGGTCTACGTGGACAAAGGGCTGAAGACTGCCATCATAGTGAACGAATCCGGAGAGGTCGGTGTCGACGGAGCCACGATAAAAGCCGAAGGATACAATGCGACTGAGCTTCCGGAAGGCTGTATCTGTTGCACGCTAGTGGGAACCCTCCAGGCAACCCTCAGGAACATCAAGAGGGATCTGGACCCTGACATCCTGATCATAGAGCCTACCGGTCTGGCGCTGCCCCATAAGGTAAAGCAGTTCGTGCACACGGCCATGATCGATGAGGAGTCCTGCTCCATCATCGGTCTTGCGGATGTGGAGAGGTTCGACTTGCTTCTGGAGAAGAAGGAGGCGTTCTACAAGATGCAGATGTCGGGGGCGGATCTGGTCCTAATCAACAAGGTGGATCTGGCCAAACCTGGGCAGGTTGAGCATATCAGACAATGGTTCTCTCAGAACTTTCCGGAGAAGCCGGTTGAGGCCGTATCGGCCAAGACCGGTGAGAATATGGACAAGCTCTTCGATTTCACGCTTAAGCAGCAAGAATGAAATAATTTATCAGGAGGGCGACCGCCGTCCCTCCTGACAATCCTACTAATGCACCTAGTGCAATGCTCAGTCTCCTTGAAGGGATCAGGAGAGGTATGCAGAAGATCAGTACAGTGAATCTCCAAAAGAACGTGATTGAGAAGGCGATTGCAAAAGCAATGACCAACGCTACGAAGAACCATTTCTCGAATATCATTTCCCTAAGGCTCTTGGGTGATCCTTTCTCGTCGTAGAAATCCGAGAATCCGGGAGGTGTATGGTCCACGTGCGGCATCTGGCGTACTATATTGCCGCATTCAGGACATTGGTATTCATCGTCCTTCAGATACCGGCCGCAATTCGGGCAGAACTCCATGATATCGGTTACAATGCATCTTGTTTAAAAGATTGATTATCGGACGTTCGTAGAAACCGTCAGCTTCCAAATCGATGGGAATCACTCATCTTTCTTGTCTTCTAGGAAACGAATGTTCTTCTCAGATACCAGTCTCTTGTAGAACGCAGACACTGCTTCTGAATGAGTCATTCCCAGTTCAGACAGTACCTTCTCAGCATCGTATAGGAGGATCGGATCCATTCTCACATCCACTGCCGCATCGCGCAGAAGGTTGGCATCTCTGAGCCCTAGCGATTCGTAGATTCCGGCAATGTATTTGTTGTATCTGAGCCCTTTGGATCTGGCCGCATCGCGGATCAATTCTGTTGTGTTCGATCCGTATTGCGAGGCCTTTTTGGTGCGGTGGGCCAGCACAGGGTATCCAAGGTCAGATACGACAGTCTTCAGCACGCTCTTCCTGTTCTCCAGGGACCTAGGTCTGAGCTCTTCAGGATCTATTTCGGAGACACATCTGAGGACATCGGCATCCAAATAGGGGTACAAGACCTTCTTCTTGAAATTGGAAGCCATCTTCTGTTCGCACGGTATCGAGACCTTCATCAGTCTATCGATTCCCCAGTCCTTGAAGGATTCATAGCCTGCATCATCCTCGTTGATCGAATTGGCGCATCCACCGAAGTATTCGTCCGACCCCTGTCCGCTGAGGACGATCCTCTCATCTGCGGTCCTGCATACGGTGAAAAGTTGCATCTCATAGCTTATCGTGAAAGGGTCGCTGACCTTGGTGGCCGATATCAGTTCGCGGATGTCGTCTTCTATCCTATCTTCGCTGATCCTGCAGTGTACCCAAGGAAGACCAAGTATCTCAGCCAGTTCTTTTCCCGCAGCGACGTCGAATGAATCATCAGTTCCGCATGTGTAGCAGGTGACCGATTTGGCATACTTAGAAGCCAATGCTGCAATCAGACCGGAATCCATTCCGCCCGAGAAGGCAACGCCTACGCGCTTCCCCTCGCTAACCCTTTTGACCGATTCTTCGATCGCCCTGCCGAGTTCGTCGTATTTTGCCACTCTTCTTCCTCTTGAGAAACGTTGATTCACCATTTGCGGATGATTCGGATACTTTGGACCCTCTGTTTGAGAGAAGTGATGGTTATCGAGTAGATAAGAAATTGTCAGACCAACGGATCGACCGCATGTTCATATACTATGTGTGAATGGATACGGTGAATGGAGGTAAAACCATGATGTCCATCGAAGAAGAGAAGGATATGGTCGCAAAGATGAAGGCAAAGAACAATTCTGAAGCGGATTACGCTGACGGGATGCTCAGTGTGTTGACCAAGGTGGCCGAGGGAAAGTCTCCCGAAGAGATCAAGGCATACGTCAACAACACTCTGAGATGCCTGATGAACGACTGAGAATGAACAGCGGCGGTCCGAAGGAAAAACCCTTCGGGTCCGTCGCAGAAACATTTCTAGAATTCTAACAACGGTCGCTCCAGACTCGAATAAACAGGGTTTATTATTTATCCACAATGCCCTATCCTCCTAATCATAGGGAAGGTGAGCATATCACATTCTGCGGCAGATGCGGTTATAACAATTCAGAAGGTCGCACTGAGTGCATCAATTGCGGTGCACCGATGCAGGTCGGTATCAGAAGAGATTCCATGGAGGTTGAGCGCTTGGGTGCGTACAACCCCAACAGGCAGTACTCTGCATCTCCATATCGTTCCTTTCAGAGGCCGCCGGTACAGCAGGCCTATACATTCAGACCTCCAGCACAACAGCAGTACGCTACGAGGCCCCCGATGCAGCCACAGTATTCTTCCAGGCAGCCTGTGCAGCCACAGTATGCTCCGAGACCCCCAGTACAGAGGCCGTATGCCCAGGAACCCATAGAACGCATCGGCCCTGCACCTATGGTGCCGGTTACCCCAATGCAGCCGGTGAACAACCCTCCGGTTTCTCAACCTGTCAGTCCCCCCGTTCCTCAGAAGGCTGATGTCCAAGAAGAAAAGGGGCCGGATAGGAAGGAGTATAACAGCTCGGGAAGGCGCCCCGCGATCGTATTATCGTTGGCAGCATTCGTTCTGACCATGGTCGCATTGTTCGCCCTGCCTCTGGATTTCAGCTCTTTCGATACCACTTTGCTCAGGATAGGTATGCTCGATGGGCAGACGGTTATCCTGGCCACCACGATAATCACTATGGTCTTCGCGCTGGTAGCAATCCTCATGCCCATGGTGTCCGTTGTCTCGGGAATATGCATGATGGCGACCGCGATCATGGCATACGGAGTCGAGGGGCTGTTTGATTTCCCGACAGGTGCAGGATGTGCCGTGTTCGTCATGTTGGCAACATACATCATCGGATGCGGTATTGTCTCGACGATGTTCATGAAAAAGTTCATCACAAGCAACCTAGACGATGTTCCGATCCTAAGGGCCTGCTACCTTACATGGACCGGAATACCTCATCTGTGAAGCCGTTGGCTGAACTTTGAATCAAACCATTTCCGTTCCCCTTTAATTAAAATATATAAGGGTGGCCAACTATACTCGCTACCCATTCAGAGGGGAGCTTATGTCAAAGACGTATGAGCAGATAAACGAGAAGATCCGCTCCGGAAAGGCTGTCGTGTACACCGCCGAAGAGGTAATCGATCTCGTGAAGAAGAAGGGTGCCGAAAAGGCCGCTGAGGAGGTAGATGTTGTGACGACAGGTACCTTCGGAGCCATGTGCTCATCAGGTGCTTTCGTTAATTTCGGACACGCATCCCCGCCCATACGCATGACGGACATCAGACTCAATGATGTCATGGTCGACGGAGGTCTTGCTGCCGTCGATACGTTCATTGGTGCGACCGCTACCGTTCCCGGCGAGAAAGGGGGATACGGAGGCGCTCATGTCATAGAGGATCTTATTGCTCACAAGAAGATTCATCTTCACGCTTGGGGCCCTGGTACAGACTGCTACGTCAGGAAGGATATAGACACATGGATCTCCATCGATGACGTCAATGACGCTTACTTGTTCAACCCCCGCAACTGCTATCAGAACTACGGGGTCGCTACGAACACCTCTGACAGGACGATCTACACATACATGGGAAAACTGCTCCCCAGGGTGAAGAATGCATCATACTCTTCGGCCGGACAGCTCTCCCCGCTTCTGAACGACCCCCATCTGGAGACCATCGGCATGGGGACCAAGATATTCCTCGGAGGTGGAGAGGGATACGTTACATGGCCGGGTACGCAGTACAAGACCAATGTGGAAGAGGTCAACGGTGTGCCTGTGGCAGGATCAAGGACGCTTGCGCTCATCGGTGACATGAAACAGATGGATTCCAAATTCGTAAGGGGCCTGGACATCACAGGTTATGGCATCTCGATGGCAGTCGGGGTCGGCATACCCATCCCAATTTTGAACAAAGATATCATCCAGCGCTGTGCAATATCGGATAAGGAGATATTCGCGGATATGGTAGATTACAGTCAGCCCATAGACAGGCCTCCGATGGCCAGGTACAGCTATGCCCAGCTCAGATCCGGAAAGGTCGAATACAACGGAAAGGCGGTCAGGACTTCCTCGCTGTCCTCATACAGCGGGGCCAGGAAGGTCGCAGGCATCCTGAAGGATTGGATAGAGCACAAGGAGTTCACACTCAACCAGCCCTGTTTGACATTCCCCAAGGATGTGAAGCTTAACAAACTGCAGGAAAGGGGGTGCTGAGATGGAGAGAAAGCTGAAGATAGAGTTCGAGGAATCGAACGTCCAGGATTCCGTCGCGTACATATTGGTCTCAGAGTTCGACCTGAGGCCCAATGTCCTGAAGGCAGAGATTTCCGGTGATGGAAGCGGAGTTATGATCCTCTCGTTGGTCGGAGACGAAGAGAAACTGACAGCAGCGGAGAACAGGCTCAGGGAGGCCGGTTTCGTTGTATGCCTGACCAAGCATATCACTCGCGATGAGAATCTATGTTGGCATTGCGGTGCCTGCGAATCCATCTGTCCAGCCTACTGTTTCTCGTCCGACAAGGATACCTACGAGATTAAACTGGACAGCTCCAAGTGCATCGCATGCGGCGCATGCGTCAACGCCTGCTCCGTCCATGCTCTGAAGCTCGATCTATGAGGGTCCATTTCCAGGTCAAGGAGACGATAGTCAATATCGTCAGCGACGAGCAATACATCAGGGTAGCCCAGGATGCTATATTCTCGGCGAGAGACATCATAGAGTCCAAGGTCGCTCAGGATCAGTTCTTCCAAATAACCTATGAGCCTTATCCTCCCGATTCCGGTGATGATGAGCTTATACGCAGGATGAGTAACGCTTCCGTCCTGTCTGGAGTAGGTCCTTTCGCCGGAGTAGCCGGCGCTGTCGCAGTTTTTGCGGTCGAGAAGATGAGGGAAGCCGGTGCGAAAGAGGCCATTGTGGAGAACGGAGGGGACATAGCTTTCCTCTCCGATCGCTCGGTCCCGATAGGGCTCTTTGCCGATCACCCGGTCCTGAAGGATGTGGCCTTCAAGGTGAGTTCGGACGATATCACGGGGATATGCTCATCCTCTGCCAAGATAGGGCCTTCCGTCTCATTGGGCAACTCCAATGTATGCACCGTGTTCTCTGACGATGTGATCCTGGCCGAT is a window from the Thermoplasmata archaeon genome containing:
- a CDS encoding methanol--corrinoid methyltransferase, whose protein sequence is MIDYSKVDFAKILRRYDVEGENEMTPEAIAKTMLPKDPVLAKVADCVLYMKFKDVGPAVAEALKSKDALDIINNGLVVGMECVAKLYAEHIYYLPEIMMAAKTMEIGIALAEKQIPGGRTTKGTVVMHAAEGDPHDIGKNIAAVMMRSSGYTVIDMGKDVAVDDVVAKVKEVKPFMVTGTALMTTTMTAFPRAAAKLVAAGINIPFMAAGGAVNRDFSESFDLGIYSEKAPQTPPIADKVLEGYDWRKIREEWDHIVGA
- a CDS encoding zinc-ribbon domain-containing protein, which codes for MEFCPNCGRYLKDDEYQCPECGNIVRQMPHVDHTPPGFSDFYDEKGSPKSLREMIFEKWFFVALVIAFAIAFSITFFWRFTVLIFCIPLLIPSRRLSIALGALVGLSGGTAVALLINYFILAA
- a CDS encoding 4Fe-4S dicluster domain-containing protein; protein product: MERKLKIEFEESNVQDSVAYILVSEFDLRPNVLKAEISGDGSGVMILSLVGDEEKLTAAENRLREAGFVVCLTKHITRDENLCWHCGACESICPAYCFSSDKDTYEIKLDSSKCIACGACVNACSVHALKLDL
- a CDS encoding methanol--corrinoid methyltransferase; the protein is MYMAKYTKMAYSSADEMVFGTAKEPVSYGFGIKVGAGRVIPELNYGPRPGSESSPEKLRKEYVDYISKDVLNRCVTLGFPDVQLETEWISQMGDPKMSTPVVEGQKAICEKFHEEYGINCAVRQTIPDQREAEEGYRPGMGGKHSYPEHLFQCAEVACENGADVLSCETLGGKEIGDYATTNGDIVAFLFGIGYLGSIDMEYVWKEFVNIAKKNKTIAGGDTNCSGANTSMFMAGGMLDQDVQRTYSAVTRAIASARTLVAWEQGASGPDKDCGYEGPICKAIAGKPCAQEGKNCQCAHADLQGNLMAQVCDLWSNESIEYHPEFGGTSVQCWMGSLGYEVALMNTAIQTGKEKDLRDLYMITDRERGPEGHILAYDNAYEIGKAIVSEGDNYYLRAKAAGLKAAELIKAHNDAKELQLTRKQREVLEGIIKDLSALPDDEDKFFEYCCKKYADVPNFNLKNYGL
- a CDS encoding methylamine methyltransferase corrinoid protein reductive activase; amino-acid sequence: MSYGISLDIGTSGTRGHAVDLSNGKILSTSVTECHPLPGANIMDHLTFCINAGTETAHKILIDTVNKLIATLGVDLNQVERVSICGNPIQLSLFQGIPVDDLAFAGENAHKARGIVAQKRDAGVFSAVDVGLNVKDGCELCVPPAIRHEIGADALAMMYKSGFLDQKENCLVTDYGTNAEMALKIGDNIYTGSAAAGPAMEGQSIKCGMLAGPGAISDLEYDFQYICKVLDENIMPQNGSRCDFGLETVVDEGPMSGKATGITGTGVIAAVAAVLDSHLWRKGKLTTSDGKLHLQDGVYIDSHDISEAMKAIGAMRAGHFTLLEHAGIKFSDLKIMYMAGASGTYVDAVKAREVGLLPPSCDTIYQYGNTSLAMATDILRDPELLDTLQDIANGIRANHIMFAGDPIFEQIYTQELAVCDEGMSMEMYNRNNAIAGIQELPKPKGNPTVHRMVQRDIPDLGDRGLYILHDIGTELRGYMDGCIGCKKCEKECPEHALTVTDDKEIVVKTKNCLGTACYRCQFSCPEKVYKYDNLKLTF
- a CDS encoding GTPase; this translates as MHVFIIGGFLGSGKTTMLLELAKVYVDKGLKTAIIVNESGEVGVDGATIKAEGYNATELPEGCICCTLVGTLQATLRNIKRDLDPDILIIEPTGLALPHKVKQFVHTAMIDEESCSIIGLADVERFDLLLEKKEAFYKMQMSGADLVLINKVDLAKPGQVEHIRQWFSQNFPEKPVEAVSAKTGENMDKLFDFTLKQQE
- a CDS encoding phosphoenolpyruvate protein kinase, with translation MTTPELRPIIPLDSPDLEISLVGGKGINLAKMISNGFSVPPALSVTVDAYEMFLDLTGIRKTISDILDSTDFDDEESLEASSQEIRRLFFETPIPEKELAFLKENCFNLEGEYFAVRSSAVAEDLEDASFAGQQDTYLNVRKHDIAKMVITCWASYWNARAMKYREDASMDHLAKGMAVVVQMMVRSEISGVMFTSDPVTGEDNTVIEASWGLGESIVSGLVSPDRYVLSRDGKIIKAVIKEKTQGFFLIDGENKLVDIEQEKVNARCADDNILRLIAAEGDKLRNHFGCPQDIEWAVEGGKVYILQSRAITTLPDASEKDDILWSRGYGDEYWADATTPMFYTVMGKLLTDYVNHEGAHMMGYKDLESGPLTKLHKSRVYFSATVLERIFAHYPKLIRSRELLDYFPRSEQERISKYPNDFLGMIKSQICLLIRDRDGMIWKTDKVYRKWAQGFLKLCDEFDSLDLTALEDKELADWYFKIQKGSIKHYQLIRYGMVSHSIMTNLLVKNWCGKWLGDDGSIYAGLMSGLEDNKTIETNKGFSDLGVALRKDPEVRAKAESMKPKEFVEWLKTSDVPFKQVYDNFIKEFGHRSGTRELNALRWAEDPDYVMGIALQMCAGDVDLRAEFENGVKRREETEKEITKKLGFFRRKLLFTVLKFARTYLIFRENQRFYLDHMMYRNRLIFLEQGRRMAEKGLIDDREDIFFLEDLEAIAYLNGDNIGDIKAIIAPRKAEFMKYRDRLPPKFLLNGVDFDDEPLSHGAMLYGAASSPGRYQGRVRIIMDVRDLGQVEKGEILVTSNTDPGWTVVFSKLGGLITETGGILCHGAVISREYRIPAVTAVKSATTALHTGDLVSVDGSKGEVTILEETQ
- a CDS encoding UPF0280 family protein; amino-acid sequence: MRVHFQVKETIVNIVSDEQYIRVAQDAIFSARDIIESKVAQDQFFQITYEPYPPDSGDDELIRRMSNASVLSGVGPFAGVAGAVAVFAVEKMREAGAKEAIVENGGDIAFLSDRSVPIGLFADHPVLKDVAFKVSSDDITGICSSSAKIGPSVSLGNSNVCTVFSDDVILADCCATALGNLVKDEGSVTDALEQIGSIEGVKGCLACIGDKVAIYGEVPEMVPCADITERLY